The genomic interval ACACTAAAATCCAAAAACTGAGCTCTTCGAAGTCTTACGAATTAATACTTATCACTCTAATAAGGACCTCTCATGCTTCTTCGCCTTAGCCTGATAATTTTACCGGTTCTTGTTTCTGCCTGCGCGGGCCCTCAGTTAAAAGATACAAAGCAAATTGAAATGCAAGCAATTGAGCAAGCCCAAAGTGCGGACGTTTCTATTGAAAGCGTATTCGAGCGGGTACGCAATATACAGACTGACGCACGAAAAGAAGATCTATATTTCTACAGCCCAAACTACATGGCCAATGGCGAAACCGCCATGACCAAAGCGGAATCTGCTTTAAATGCGAATAACCAAGCTTTAGCCATGACCGAAGCCTTAAAGGCAGAAGCATTTTTCAAGCGTGGTTTAGCCATAAAACCCTTGGCTCTGCAGCAACTAGATGATGTATTTAGGGGCATGGATATGCTTCGGGGCTTGAAAGCGAATCAATATTTAGCGTCAGATTTCCAAGATATCCAAGCTGACATTCAAGAGACCATTGAACTCATTGAACAAGGCAATACATCTGAGTTGGCAGATGAGCAAAAAAGCTTGCTAAACGACATTTATGAATTAGAAATTGAAACTCTGCGGGTGATCTTTCTTCGCCCGGTGGAAATTGCGCTCGAAAGTGCAGAAGATGTCGATGCGGATGAATTTGCAGCTCAGTCCTATGCTGAAGCAGAGAAAGCCATGGATCGACTTGAAGAGTTAATTAAACAGCAGCCCAAGCAACGAGAGCAAATTAAGATTGACTCGCAAAATGCTGTTCGCCTTGCCCAGCACGCACTGCATGTGGCTCAAGCAGCGAAACCCCTGTTGCGACTGGATTCTAAATCTGCAGAAAAGCACATATTATCGATCGAACAGTTCCTGATGCGAATTGGTACCGCTCTAGGCGAGAAAGACGTCACTCATCTCCCGTTAAATAGTCAGTCTATTGCCCTAGCGCAAACAGCCGAAATTCTAGCAAAGCAAGCCAAATCTAAGCTTGAACAACAACTTGAACAAAACCGAACACAAAACGAGAACCAGCAATTACAGCAACGCATCAAAAAACTCGAACGCTTACTAGAAGATGCTCAGAACAAAGCAAGATCAAATTCAGTTGACCCTCAACCGCCTACACCTGCTAAGTCAACACAGGTAAATCCAGACAACAATGCTAACAAGTCAGTTATTGTCGACACGCAAACCAGTGAGAGTCCCAAAGAAACTAATATGAATAATAAAAGCGCCGAATAAGAATCTGCTTAACACAGATGGGTTTGGTACTTTTTACTGATTTATTCAATGTAAGCCCAATTTAAAAACCATGACAGACGTCACCTGTCTGGTTAGAATACCTCGCACTTTCTCACAGAAAACAATAATAACGAGAGTTTCAATGATGCGAATTATCATTTCCATCGCATGCCTATTTTTAGCATTGCCAAGCCAAGCCGGTTATTTAGGCGCTGGATACAGTTTGACTAGCACAAACAGCTATGACGAAGTCGACGATGGTTATCGCTTCGATTTTGGCACGGAACTAACAGATTGGCTTGATTTAGAATGGGGTTATATCAATTACGGTGAAAGCCGGTTCGATGATCCTACATACATTCCAGCAGACGAAGACAATGACGAAGCCGCTCGATTTGAGAATATTGGTTTTGGTGATTTTGGAGGAAACGAATTTAACGGTATCACTTCCGCCGAAACTCAAGGTATCAGTGCTGGACTCAAGTTCAAAAAATCAGTGAACAATTGGTTTCAACTTTATGCTCGAGTAAGCTTTTTGGCTTGGCAAAGTGATACAACTCGAGTCACAATTTTTGGTGCTGAAACACCCGTCGATGCAGACGGCAACGAGGTAAACGATCTCGCTGATGCAACGAACATTAATGATTGCGGTACCACCAGCTACTGTCGCCTCACAGAAGAAGGCGAATCTCATCAGGCTGTAGACTTTTGGTACGGCTATGGTTTTATACTAAAGCCATTCTCTTGGGTTTCATTCAGAACGGAATACGCGATCGTCACTATGAACGCTATTGATTACCCGAAAAATACATTTGAGGGGATCACTACAAGCCTGCAAATCCACTTCTAATTTAAAGGAAAGGGTAAAATATTCACACTTTTCTTACCCATGTTGTTACCTGTTTGGTTACAAGAGGTAACAACAAACACTTAAAGAACCAAGCTAATTAAACCATTTTCATTAAAAAAACCTAGCCAATACCTGCCATGTTTTCGGTTCTAATACATATGGCACATTTAGTGCATTTAGTAACTTAAGGACAGAGATCCCAACAATAAAAATAAAAACAAGGATCAGTACGGTGACTTCCGACTGTGTATCTGTATCACTCATCAATCCAGTAATCAGCCATGTGAAATCCATGGGATTCGATACTCGCACTGCTATTAGCAAAGCAGGTATTAACCCTGATTTACTGAAAGATCCAGACAATCGTCTGCCTGTGTCCCAGGTGGATGCGTTGTTCAACGGTCTTGTGTCGATCAGTAATAAGATGGATCTAGGTCTAAGCGCTGGAGCCAGCTTAGAGGCGCGTTCGTATAATCTATTACAACACCTTCTTTTATGCTGTTCGACGCTGAGTGAAGCATTGGTCTACCTCAACCGTTACTTTATCTTGTTCAGTGATGAAGCACCGCCAACATTCAGTCGCAAAGGCGATGGTAGCGTCAAAATTTCGTTCCCTCTTGCCCACTCTTTTACCGAAGAGCAAAGAGTAAGAATGGACTTAGTCCTATCCATCACTTGCCATTGGCTGCGACAAGTGTGCGGTCGTGAATTCAAACTTACCCAACTTTTGTTGCCATTTAGTCCTCCGAGCTACATGGCGTCGTACGAAAGATGGTTACGTGCTCCCGTCCGGTTTAACTGTCAGGAAGTATCAGCAGTATTCCCTGCTTTCTGGCTTGACAAGCAACTTCACCAGTCGAACCCACACATTATGAATATGATAAAAACAGAAGTGAAAAACCTGGCCGAGAAAATCAATAACCGCGCTCTGCTAAGCGATCGTATTCGCCAAGCATTAACGCAGAACCGTATTGAGTTCAGCGCCACGCAAAAAGAAGTCGCAGAATTGTTTCATATCAGTTCACGCACCTTGAATCGCCACCTTCAGCAAGAAGGCACTTCGCTTAAGTCTATTCTTACGCAATCGCGTATTGATGAAGCGAAGACCATGCTTGAAGAAAACAAACAAAGCATCGAACAAATCGCAATGAAAATCGGATTCTCTGGTCGTCGCACCTTAGATCGTATCTTCATTAAATATGTGGGAATGAGTCCTGCTCAGTATCGTAGCAAAAGCGCGACAGAGGGCAGTCGAGAAGACTCAAGCGAAGTCGCTTAATGCCATAATAGGCGCAATGGGCGACACCAGTGATCTGTGGTGTTATCGCCCATTGCAGGCTTTAGCGCCAGCCTTGCAAGCCACCAGTATGGATAAATAAGACTCGCTCGTTCGAAGGAATTATTTGCTCGTGTATCATTTCATGTAAAGCAAACCACGCTTTAGCCGTATAAATTGGCTCAAGTGGTAGGAATTTATTTTCCCGTTCAATAAAGTCCAATAGCTCTCGTGGTCGTTTGGCATAACCACCAAATGTATAGTCTTCAAATACCGACCATTGCTTCCCTGATATACAGAGTTCATCGAGATAATGACTAATTTCGTTCTCAAGCCATTGCTTGGCCTTTAACGCCGCTATGACATGAACTTTAGTGGCACTAGACACGTTAGCAATAATACCTGCTGCGGTGGTTCCTGTACCGGCGGCCACAACAATATGGTCAAAGCTTTTGGCTTGTTCAACGCTTACCATGCCCATGCTACCTTTTACGCCCAAAATACCACTGCCCCCCTCAGGTATTATGTACATATTCGGATAAAAGGCTTGATACGCTTTTAAAGTTCTAAGGTCATGCTTGAGTTTGTATTGTTGTCGTGAGATGGGAATTAAGGTCATCCCCCAATCAACACAATCTCTTAGAGTAGGATTCAACGGTAGAATTTGTTCGCCTCGAATAAAACCTATAGTCCTAACACCTTTCTCCTTTCCAGCATAAGCCAACGCATGCAAATGGTTACTGTAAGGGCCACCAAAGCTGGCCAAGCAATCATATTGACCACCAAAAAAAGCCTGGAAATGATATTTTAATTTATACCATTTGTTACCACTGATGATCGGATGCACTTGATCATCGCGTTTTACACAGACAGTAACTTTCTGTTGTTTAAATAGAGGATGCTCAATTAACTGAATAGAAGACATATAAAACGCCCGTACTTGTGTGGGCGTTAGTCTGTCATAAGCCAAGCATCATGCAATAGGCTTATGAGCGTCACAGTAGATATCCACTTCAGCATCAAAAATTTGTGGATCAGCAATAATGGCAATTTTCTCATCGCAAACCTCACAACATCCCGATTCATAATGTTTAAGCCACTGGCCGT from Bermanella marisrubri carries:
- a CDS encoding AraC family transcriptional regulator — translated: MTSDCVSVSLINPVISHVKSMGFDTRTAISKAGINPDLLKDPDNRLPVSQVDALFNGLVSISNKMDLGLSAGASLEARSYNLLQHLLLCCSTLSEALVYLNRYFILFSDEAPPTFSRKGDGSVKISFPLAHSFTEEQRVRMDLVLSITCHWLRQVCGREFKLTQLLLPFSPPSYMASYERWLRAPVRFNCQEVSAVFPAFWLDKQLHQSNPHIMNMIKTEVKNLAEKINNRALLSDRIRQALTQNRIEFSATQKEVAELFHISSRTLNRHLQQEGTSLKSILTQSRIDEAKTMLEENKQSIEQIAMKIGFSGRRTLDRIFIKYVGMSPAQYRSKSATEGSREDSSEVA
- a CDS encoding 1-aminocyclopropane-1-carboxylate deaminase/D-cysteine desulfhydrase, with translation MSSIQLIEHPLFKQQKVTVCVKRDDQVHPIISGNKWYKLKYHFQAFFGGQYDCLASFGGPYSNHLHALAYAGKEKGVRTIGFIRGEQILPLNPTLRDCVDWGMTLIPISRQQYKLKHDLRTLKAYQAFYPNMYIIPEGGSGILGVKGSMGMVSVEQAKSFDHIVVAAGTGTTAAGIIANVSSATKVHVIAALKAKQWLENEISHYLDELCISGKQWSVFEDYTFGGYAKRPRELLDFIERENKFLPLEPIYTAKAWFALHEMIHEQIIPSNERVLFIHTGGLQGWR